Proteins encoded together in one Desulfosporosinus meridiei DSM 13257 window:
- the pglZ gene encoding BREX-1 system phosphatase PglZ type A, whose translation MAELNFKQIIDKLNAEFAGDIRKLVFWYDEKAEFADDIDTLELTNAKVYHLESDNQFYTKYFLERLDQTTNYLIYAPFPKPSVRNNHLEDTLLYSKQFFADRASLLAVDLGIDEKYKPVIQKYIKFFGAKDRTQRFYDLEIENFNRDTIEVALMSALCKTRIASFDEVVRVIMTDDGFEDNKYLAEFGKYDLLPAFWRLCEDQFGYTDVKPTLEKLVVTMFVTYTERYLHCELPQSWRSFVSFKSGSIITFLDNLMNNVLYRGRYNQISANVGDELNVTAVFESYPPQALIDCDTFAVVDRFIIGWINERLLAEDTGAKLNEMSIPVVCQERRKKHFGESYEGQYQLLENAYYLILAANYHCPDQFMGIVDQYRASDCLIDTHYRNFYFYYDQLTDNAPFEKLRDLVEAIYTNEYLSAVIPKWNAGFTGEEALTVLPLQSDFFNRYVRSCKERVVVIISDALRYEVGRSLWVKLQEDEKCSAQLEAMISVLPSYTRLGMAALLPHKTLEMTEDYRVLVDGSPCDDLKQRETVLQSYVKNSRCLQYDNLKSRDVIRQAFAGMEVIYIYHNQIDARGDKHNTENEVFTACEEAIGEIYNLIKRLTEDVSATHYIVTADHGFIYKRDKLQESDKITNIAEKGSFVNRRFIVSDQALQEDGIFSVPMSWILRNEDPKMVSFPISANVFKVAGGGQNYVHGGSSPQEMIVPVLDIKTAKGHKETRTVQITLVSMVQKITNMIASLDFIQTEPVSDVVKGTRYKIFFISEDNEKISNEAIYVADKKELEPQKRIFRLRFNFKNKKYDKSKQYYLVAYDEKNDLEILRHAVVMDIAFGDDFGFNL comes from the coding sequence ATGGCAGAACTTAACTTTAAACAAATTATTGACAAGCTTAATGCCGAGTTCGCTGGTGACATCCGCAAACTGGTATTCTGGTATGATGAGAAAGCAGAGTTTGCCGATGATATTGACACACTGGAACTAACCAATGCCAAAGTCTATCACTTGGAATCAGACAATCAGTTCTATACTAAATATTTTCTGGAGCGCTTGGATCAGACAACAAACTACTTGATTTATGCGCCGTTTCCAAAGCCCTCTGTACGGAATAATCATTTAGAGGACACATTACTGTACTCCAAGCAGTTTTTTGCAGATCGAGCGTCTTTGCTTGCTGTGGACCTTGGCATTGATGAGAAGTACAAACCGGTCATTCAAAAATATATTAAGTTTTTTGGGGCGAAAGATCGAACACAACGTTTCTATGATCTGGAGATCGAGAATTTTAATAGAGACACCATCGAAGTTGCCCTGATGAGCGCACTCTGCAAGACCCGAATTGCTTCGTTTGATGAGGTTGTTCGTGTGATTATGACCGATGACGGGTTTGAGGACAACAAGTATCTTGCGGAGTTTGGGAAATATGATCTTCTTCCTGCTTTCTGGCGATTATGCGAGGACCAGTTTGGCTATACCGATGTTAAGCCTACCCTTGAAAAACTGGTGGTTACGATGTTTGTGACGTATACAGAACGCTATCTTCATTGCGAGTTGCCGCAGTCCTGGCGCAGCTTTGTTTCCTTTAAATCCGGTTCGATCATTACCTTCTTAGACAATCTGATGAACAACGTGTTGTATCGTGGACGGTATAATCAGATTTCCGCAAATGTGGGTGACGAATTGAACGTTACTGCGGTGTTTGAATCATATCCCCCGCAAGCCCTGATCGATTGTGACACCTTTGCTGTGGTTGATCGCTTTATCATCGGTTGGATCAATGAACGACTGCTGGCTGAGGATACGGGGGCCAAGTTGAACGAAATGTCTATCCCTGTGGTGTGTCAGGAGCGACGTAAAAAGCACTTTGGAGAAAGCTATGAGGGTCAGTATCAACTGCTGGAAAATGCCTATTATCTTATTCTAGCAGCCAACTACCATTGCCCGGATCAATTTATGGGTATTGTCGATCAGTACCGTGCTTCGGACTGCCTGATCGATACCCATTACCGAAACTTCTACTTCTATTACGATCAGCTCACGGATAATGCACCTTTTGAAAAGCTCCGTGATCTGGTGGAGGCTATCTATACCAACGAATACCTATCCGCTGTGATTCCAAAGTGGAACGCTGGATTTACAGGCGAAGAGGCCCTGACCGTGCTGCCTTTGCAGTCGGACTTCTTTAATCGCTATGTTCGCAGCTGTAAGGAGCGTGTGGTCGTTATTATTTCCGATGCTTTGCGCTACGAAGTTGGCCGCTCCCTCTGGGTGAAGCTGCAGGAAGATGAAAAATGCTCTGCACAGCTGGAGGCAATGATAAGTGTACTCCCGTCTTATACAAGGCTTGGCATGGCGGCACTTCTGCCCCATAAAACCTTGGAAATGACGGAGGATTATCGTGTTCTGGTCGATGGTTCGCCTTGCGATGATCTAAAACAGCGGGAAACTGTATTACAAAGCTACGTCAAAAATAGCCGCTGCCTTCAGTACGATAACCTCAAATCAAGAGATGTTATCCGGCAGGCCTTTGCCGGAATGGAAGTGATCTACATCTATCATAATCAGATTGATGCCCGTGGAGATAAACACAATACTGAAAATGAAGTCTTTACTGCCTGCGAGGAAGCCATCGGTGAAATCTACAACCTCATTAAGCGCTTGACGGAAGATGTGAGTGCCACTCATTACATCGTTACGGCGGATCATGGATTTATCTATAAACGGGACAAGCTGCAAGAGAGTGACAAGATTACAAATATTGCTGAGAAAGGCTCTTTTGTCAACCGACGCTTTATTGTTTCAGATCAGGCCCTTCAGGAAGATGGCATCTTCTCTGTGCCGATGAGTTGGATTCTCAGGAATGAAGACCCCAAAATGGTCTCTTTCCCTATCAGCGCCAATGTATTCAAAGTGGCAGGGGGAGGACAAAACTATGTGCATGGCGGATCATCTCCTCAGGAAATGATCGTTCCAGTGCTGGACATTAAGACGGCAAAGGGTCACAAGGAAACCCGTACCGTTCAGATCACGCTGGTCAGTATGGTTCAGAAAATCACGAACATGATTGCTTCACTGGACTTCATTCAGACGGAGCCAGTCAGCGATGTGGTCAAGGGAACCCGCTATAAGATTTTCTTTATTTCTGAGGATAACGAAAAGATCTCTAATGAGGCCATTTATGTTGCAGACAAAAAGGAGCTTGAGCCCCAGAAGCGAATCTTCCGTCTGCGGTTTAACTTTAAAAATAAAAAGTATGACAAGTCCAAGCAATATTATCTGGTGGCTTATGATGAAAAGAATGACCTGGAAATCCTTCGTCATGCTGTCGTCATGGATATTGCCTTTGGAGATGACTTTGGGTTTAACCTATAA
- the brxL gene encoding protease Lon-related BREX system protein BrxL: MGIKNVSELLEKLKTHFSGKIVRKDLTKKIKEGANVPVYVLEYLLGMYCSSMDQEEIDAGVQNVKQILAENYVRPDEAQKIISKLRERGSYTVIDKVSVKLNYKNDIYESEFSNLGIKNVPLAEKYVSDFERLLCGGIWCIVQMEYFYDEADKNRCPFIIRKLTPIQMPSLDIDEVKSARANFSDEEWIDLVLRSTGMEPSQFDKRVKWLHLARLIPLIENNYNFCELGPRGTGKSHIYKEISPNSILVSGGQTTVANLFYNMGSKTVGLVGLWDCVAFDEVAGIKFKDQDGVQIMKDYMASGSFSRGKEEKNAYASMVFVGNINQSVDVLLKTSHLFDPFPEAMSNDSAFLDRLHCYLPGWEIPKYRPEYFTDDYGFITDYFSEIMRELRKISYADAYDKYFKLGNNLNQRDVIAVKKTVSGLVKLIHPDGQFTKENVEEILRFALEMRRRVKEQLKKIGGMEFYDVNFSYIDHETFNEDYVSVPEQGGGKLIPEGMGKPGHIYTVSRGKSGMIGVYKLEMQMTAGNGKFERTGIGSDREAKEAVDTAYRYLKANGKNISGSISTTTKDYLMHVQDLNGIGMTKRLTLPTVVAICSIALHKPALSSAVILGDLSIGGTIIKVEELANTLQVCLDSGAKKVLIPITSAVDLGTVPSELIGCFNIIFYQSAEDAVFKALGVD, encoded by the coding sequence ATGGGAATTAAAAACGTTTCAGAACTGTTGGAAAAGCTGAAAACACATTTTTCCGGGAAGATTGTCCGTAAAGATCTGACCAAGAAAATCAAAGAAGGGGCCAACGTTCCGGTTTATGTTTTGGAATACTTGCTGGGGATGTATTGCTCTTCGATGGATCAAGAGGAAATCGACGCTGGGGTTCAGAACGTAAAGCAGATACTGGCCGAGAATTATGTGCGCCCAGATGAAGCCCAAAAGATTATTTCCAAGCTTCGAGAAAGAGGCAGCTATACGGTTATTGATAAAGTATCAGTGAAACTGAATTATAAGAACGATATTTATGAATCTGAGTTTTCCAATCTCGGCATAAAAAATGTCCCGCTTGCCGAGAAGTACGTATCTGATTTTGAACGACTGCTCTGCGGCGGTATATGGTGTATCGTACAGATGGAATATTTCTATGATGAGGCCGATAAAAACCGCTGTCCGTTTATCATCCGCAAGCTAACCCCGATCCAGATGCCCAGTTTGGATATTGATGAAGTTAAGTCTGCCAGAGCGAATTTCTCAGATGAGGAATGGATCGACCTGGTGCTAAGAAGCACCGGGATGGAACCGTCCCAGTTTGATAAGCGAGTTAAATGGCTGCACCTAGCCCGTTTGATCCCCTTGATTGAGAACAACTACAACTTCTGCGAATTGGGGCCGAGAGGAACCGGTAAGTCCCATATTTATAAGGAGATCAGCCCGAATAGCATTCTCGTTTCCGGCGGTCAGACAACAGTGGCTAACCTGTTTTACAACATGGGCAGCAAGACGGTTGGACTCGTGGGCTTATGGGATTGCGTAGCCTTCGATGAGGTTGCCGGGATCAAGTTCAAGGATCAAGACGGAGTACAGATCATGAAGGATTATATGGCTTCTGGTTCTTTTTCGCGCGGAAAGGAAGAAAAGAACGCCTATGCTTCGATGGTGTTCGTCGGAAATATCAATCAAAGTGTGGATGTTCTTTTAAAAACGTCCCACCTCTTTGATCCATTTCCAGAGGCGATGTCTAATGACTCGGCCTTCTTGGATCGATTACACTGTTATTTACCTGGCTGGGAGATTCCCAAATATCGGCCGGAATATTTCACCGACGACTACGGCTTTATTACGGACTATTTCTCGGAAATTATGCGAGAGTTGAGAAAAATATCCTATGCCGATGCCTATGATAAATACTTCAAGCTGGGGAACAACCTGAACCAGCGGGATGTCATTGCTGTGAAAAAAACAGTATCTGGGCTGGTTAAGTTGATCCACCCAGATGGCCAGTTTACGAAAGAAAATGTCGAAGAAATTCTGCGCTTTGCGCTGGAAATGCGTCGTCGTGTCAAGGAACAACTGAAGAAGATCGGAGGCATGGAGTTCTATGACGTAAACTTCTCTTATATTGACCATGAAACATTCAATGAGGACTATGTTTCTGTTCCTGAGCAAGGCGGGGGCAAATTGATTCCAGAAGGTATGGGAAAACCTGGTCATATTTATACGGTTTCTCGTGGCAAATCCGGTATGATCGGCGTTTACAAACTGGAAATGCAGATGACTGCCGGTAATGGTAAGTTTGAGAGAACTGGTATTGGATCGGATCGGGAAGCGAAGGAGGCTGTCGATACAGCCTATCGTTATCTCAAAGCCAATGGTAAAAATATCAGTGGTTCCATTAGCACGACGACTAAAGATTATCTCATGCACGTTCAGGATTTGAATGGTATCGGCATGACCAAGCGTTTGACCTTGCCAACTGTTGTGGCTATATGCTCAATAGCTTTGCATAAGCCGGCTTTGAGTAGTGCGGTCATACTTGGAGATCTTAGTATTGGCGGCACAATTATAAAAGTTGAAGAGTTGGCCAACACTTTGCAGGTTTGTTTGGACAGTGGAGCCAAAAAGGTTCTGATTCCTATTACCTCTGCTGTCGATCTTGGAACCGTGCCTTCGGAACTGATTGGCTGCTTTAATATCATCTTCTACCAGAGTGCCGAGGACGCAGTGTTTAAAGCATTGGGAGTAGATTAG
- a CDS encoding AAA domain-containing protein, translating into MEKTLQKLKDRLSDLSKRNRSLRLLKLYDKWTFDLAQLNSKEILDKLIHSQGPIYLVSNQSSDEKEQRLAHRLQSLYRNVTALEEETGSYNVYVGYPFLTGRFPDDTYIQAPVFLFPVRLEKRTDRSPGWVLIVDSNDDITINKTLLLAMRKYAQISVDEQINDDAKQIPQSGFADWTCRLFNKYGVKCSMNSDKLAPLPQFTQKEIPNCPKGNLEIKEHLVLGHFPQSNSALLKDYEDLVGIYQESGELGLVNDILLETEEDSSQTEGVWDEPIDLDLVPQAKTFNILDLDASQEEVIHSAEMQKGIVVHGPPGTGKSQVIVNLISNAMAKEKKVLVVCQKRAALSVVYQRLDALSLTTQVALVHDAAMDRKNLYFKISNIMDNQFISQTRQEESEYENLSQELDQKTKYLNKIASGLWTKQKCGLTAFELYTRSKSLKTNEILLNLGSIPEKVDYTHMLKLLPMIKRLGNYFGKFGHEGYSWVDRQSFARMENATLYELRQMLNKVIGQAEVAANQKILNGGFNPSDCWANEETLSKGIRFIERYNQKAILSNISLWFWTKFSGKDILAKLSNDAASVGFKSEQWKEIEKAIVDIYKFGTDTQTLNASLEVLGRFLKPNVISRLNQSLSKGDIPLDFLQKLQKDLDNDFDELEEMDSIIAQLNDIESDVLAILLRELPVIPNPTLGDLWQGIVEKSFYTRWVDECEKACPEIKQLSAGKFDEVLNEYKKLLKLKKGLTPKLLSLRLKHKVLASQQNQPKNFRELRHQVGKMRQVWPLRKLMAEFSQKGLLEILPIWLVSPETVSTVFPLIKEMFDLVIFDEASQCPVENGIPSFYRAKQVVVAGDEKQLPPFDLFKVSIQEQDEEEYAEGVADSDSLLNLSKRCYPSKLLAWHYRSKYEELINFSNHAYYGGQVQIAPNVTPNADPPAIEWIPVNGLWENNCNVQEAKQVVSILKQIFINYPEKTVGVITFNSKQQEKIQEYIDLFAEDDAEFNALYSQVMSREIDARLFVKNIENVQGDERDIIIFSIAYGRNLQGRVSANFGTLNLQGGENRLNVAISRGKEKVIIVSSIKPVDIEVSGSKNLGPVLFKQYLRYAYAVANKDRDTVLNVLQEVNQSQQFSNRADSQGLNFDSPFEEEVYKHLSARGYTVDTQIGCSGYRIDLAVIHPDESTRYVLGIECDGAMYHSAKSARERDVYRQRFLESKGWNITRIWSRNWWQNPEKEINRIELLLKELCGREDKSEFQVIQATDDEVGNIELNVISSNVDKREEYPEKLDSKPPQRANKPKEIKTQHRTSQSSKPAEVVKFVAKQQEFSGYKQTAKTHNQGVKIVSFGDRVTIEDSVIKDTFEVNIEENPYNRHLMKEIEKTLFGREEGSIFSFQGNKYKILMINKSGKRAETLPT; encoded by the coding sequence ATGGAGAAAACGCTACAAAAACTTAAAGATAGGCTAAGCGATTTAAGTAAACGCAACCGATCATTAAGACTTTTAAAGTTATACGATAAGTGGACCTTTGACCTGGCTCAGCTTAATTCAAAAGAAATTTTAGATAAGTTAATTCATAGCCAAGGTCCTATTTACCTTGTCTCAAATCAGTCTTCAGATGAAAAAGAGCAAAGACTAGCTCATCGTTTGCAGTCACTTTATAGAAATGTTACTGCCCTTGAAGAAGAAACGGGTTCATACAATGTCTATGTGGGCTACCCTTTTCTAACCGGAAGGTTTCCTGATGACACTTATATTCAGGCCCCGGTGTTTCTCTTCCCTGTAAGATTAGAAAAAAGAACAGATCGAAGCCCTGGATGGGTTTTAATCGTAGATTCTAATGATGATATTACTATAAACAAAACGCTGCTCTTAGCAATGAGGAAGTATGCCCAAATATCGGTCGATGAACAGATTAATGATGATGCTAAACAAATTCCGCAAAGTGGATTTGCGGACTGGACTTGCCGCTTATTCAATAAATACGGTGTAAAATGTTCCATGAATTCCGATAAGTTAGCACCCTTACCTCAATTTACCCAAAAGGAGATACCCAACTGTCCAAAAGGTAATCTAGAGATTAAGGAACACCTGGTGCTGGGCCACTTCCCACAAAGCAATTCTGCGCTATTGAAGGATTATGAGGATCTGGTGGGGATTTATCAGGAATCAGGTGAACTGGGTTTGGTCAATGATATTTTGCTAGAAACGGAAGAGGATTCGAGTCAAACAGAAGGAGTCTGGGATGAACCTATTGATTTAGACTTGGTCCCGCAGGCAAAGACCTTTAACATCTTAGACCTTGATGCTTCGCAGGAAGAGGTTATCCACTCGGCAGAGATGCAAAAAGGAATTGTTGTTCATGGACCTCCCGGTACAGGGAAATCGCAGGTTATTGTGAACCTTATAAGCAATGCCATGGCTAAAGAAAAGAAGGTTTTAGTGGTCTGCCAAAAAAGAGCTGCGCTATCTGTAGTCTACCAGAGATTAGACGCTCTTTCGCTGACTACTCAAGTCGCCCTAGTTCATGACGCAGCAATGGACCGAAAAAATCTCTATTTCAAAATATCGAATATTATGGATAACCAGTTTATCTCTCAAACCAGACAGGAGGAGTCTGAATACGAAAATCTTTCCCAAGAACTTGATCAAAAGACAAAGTACCTCAATAAAATTGCGTCAGGACTCTGGACTAAACAAAAATGTGGTTTAACAGCATTTGAACTTTACACCCGATCTAAAAGTTTAAAGACAAATGAAATTCTACTCAACCTTGGTTCAATTCCGGAAAAAGTCGATTACACGCATATGCTTAAGCTGCTTCCTATGATTAAGCGGCTAGGTAATTATTTCGGGAAGTTCGGACATGAGGGATATTCATGGGTAGATAGACAAAGTTTTGCAAGGATGGAAAATGCAACTCTTTATGAGTTACGGCAAATGTTGAATAAGGTTATTGGCCAAGCTGAAGTCGCTGCCAATCAAAAAATCCTTAACGGAGGATTTAATCCTTCGGATTGTTGGGCGAATGAAGAAACTTTATCCAAAGGAATTCGTTTTATTGAACGCTACAATCAAAAGGCAATTTTAAGCAATATTAGCTTGTGGTTCTGGACAAAGTTTTCTGGTAAAGATATCCTAGCCAAATTGAGCAATGATGCGGCATCTGTTGGCTTTAAATCCGAACAGTGGAAAGAAATAGAGAAGGCAATTGTCGATATCTATAAATTTGGCACTGATACACAGACACTTAACGCATCATTAGAGGTTTTAGGAAGGTTTCTTAAACCCAACGTTATTAGTAGGCTCAATCAATCCTTGAGCAAAGGCGATATTCCTCTCGACTTTTTGCAGAAACTGCAGAAAGATCTTGATAATGATTTTGATGAGCTGGAAGAAATGGATAGCATTATCGCCCAGTTAAATGACATAGAGTCTGATGTTCTGGCAATTCTACTTCGGGAACTGCCGGTGATTCCTAATCCGACTTTAGGGGATCTTTGGCAAGGGATAGTTGAGAAGTCATTTTATACACGTTGGGTAGACGAATGTGAGAAGGCGTGCCCAGAGATAAAGCAATTGAGCGCAGGTAAATTTGACGAAGTCCTTAACGAATACAAGAAGCTGCTAAAATTGAAAAAGGGACTTACGCCAAAACTTTTAAGTCTGAGGTTAAAACATAAAGTATTAGCTTCTCAGCAAAATCAACCAAAGAACTTTCGTGAATTACGGCACCAAGTTGGAAAGATGCGTCAAGTTTGGCCACTTAGAAAGCTTATGGCAGAGTTCTCACAAAAAGGCTTGTTAGAAATTCTCCCTATTTGGTTGGTGTCACCAGAGACAGTTTCGACAGTCTTTCCCTTAATTAAAGAAATGTTTGACCTAGTAATTTTTGATGAAGCATCCCAATGTCCGGTGGAAAATGGAATACCGTCGTTTTACCGAGCAAAACAAGTTGTGGTCGCAGGAGACGAAAAACAACTCCCTCCTTTTGATCTTTTCAAAGTATCAATCCAGGAACAAGATGAGGAGGAGTATGCTGAAGGAGTAGCTGATTCAGACAGTTTGCTTAATTTAAGTAAACGCTGTTATCCTTCAAAACTTTTAGCATGGCATTATCGCTCTAAATATGAAGAATTAATTAACTTTTCTAATCATGCATATTATGGTGGTCAAGTACAGATAGCTCCCAATGTAACCCCTAATGCTGATCCTCCTGCTATTGAATGGATACCGGTTAATGGATTATGGGAAAACAACTGCAATGTGCAGGAAGCGAAGCAAGTAGTTAGCATACTAAAGCAAATTTTTATAAATTATCCTGAAAAGACTGTTGGAGTAATTACTTTTAACAGCAAGCAGCAAGAAAAGATTCAAGAATATATAGATCTCTTTGCAGAAGATGATGCAGAATTTAATGCGCTTTATAGTCAAGTTATGTCTCGGGAAATCGATGCGCGACTTTTTGTTAAAAATATCGAGAACGTCCAAGGTGATGAAAGAGATATTATCATTTTCTCTATTGCATATGGAAGAAATCTGCAAGGCCGGGTATCGGCTAATTTTGGAACCTTAAATCTTCAAGGTGGTGAAAATCGCTTAAATGTCGCGATATCTCGGGGGAAGGAGAAGGTTATCATAGTATCAAGTATTAAACCCGTAGATATTGAAGTTAGCGGTTCTAAAAATCTTGGGCCAGTTTTGTTCAAACAATACTTGCGCTACGCTTATGCTGTTGCCAATAAAGACCGGGATACGGTTCTGAATGTTTTACAGGAAGTCAATCAGTCTCAACAATTCAGTAATAGGGCGGATAGTCAAGGACTAAATTTTGATAGCCCTTTCGAAGAGGAAGTGTATAAACACCTTAGTGCTAGAGGCTATACAGTTGACACCCAAATTGGTTGTTCGGGTTATAGGATTGATTTGGCTGTTATTCATCCTGATGAATCAACCCGATATGTCCTAGGCATTGAATGTGATGGGGCTATGTATCATAGTGCAAAAAGTGCCAGGGAAAGGGATGTTTATAGGCAACGGTTTCTGGAAAGTAAAGGATGGAATATCACCCGCATTTGGAGTAGGAACTGGTGGCAAAACCCAGAAAAAGAGATTAATAGAATTGAACTTTTGCTCAAGGAATTATGTGGCCGGGAAGATAAGTCGGAGTTTCAAGTAATACAAGCTACAGATGATGAAGTGGGAAATATAGAACTAAATGTGATTTCGAGTAATGTTGATAAACGTGAAGAGTATCCAGAAAAGCTTGATTCAAAGCCTCCTCAAAGAGCAAATAAACCTAAGGAAATTAAAACTCAACATAGAACCAGTCAATCAAGCAAGCCTGCAGAAGTTGTTAAATTTGTGGCTAAGCAGCAAGAATTTAGCGGTTATAAACAAACAGCAAAGACCCATAATCAAGGTGTGAAAATTGTGAGCTTTGGTGACAGGGTGACGATTGAGGATTCTGTAATAAAGGATACATTTGAAGTGAATATTGAAGAAAATCCCTATAACAGGCATTTAATGAAAGAAATTGAGAAAACGCTTTTTGGTAGAGAGGAAGGAAGCATTTTTAGTTTCCAAGGTAATAAATACAAAATATTAATGATTAATAAATCGGGAAAAAGGGCTGAAACTTTACCTACGTAA
- a CDS encoding BREX system Lon protease-like protein BrxL encodes MESGSFSRAGAGGEITGVASIILNGNINQPVETVLQTSHLFQTYRSRLCKIEINLQ; translated from the coding sequence ATGGAATCTGGATCTTTTTCCAGGGCCGGTGCCGGAGGTGAGATCACCGGAGTCGCTTCCATCATTCTTAATGGTAATATCAATCAGCCAGTCGAGACGGTTCTTCAGACCTCGCACTTGTTTCAGACTTACAGATCCCGGTTGTGCAAAATTGAGATCAATCTGCAGTAA
- a CDS encoding Mu transposase C-terminal domain-containing protein, giving the protein MIHNIKLEKAHAVLSHQILYFKNIIYYPYEVDVFEEQLTTTVEVWYDPYDFSYIYIFDSNNSKYIKYMHLG; this is encoded by the coding sequence ATGATTCATAATATTAAATTAGAAAAAGCTCATGCAGTGTTATCACACCAGATTCTTTACTTTAAGAATATAATTTATTATCCATACGAAGTTGACGTGTTTGAAGAACAATTAACGACGACAGTTGAGGTGTGGTACGATCCTTATGACTTTTCATATATTTATATCTTCGATTCTAATAATTCAAAGTATATAAAATATATGCATTTAGGATAG
- a CDS encoding TniQ family protein gives MRRLLVPSKINSGESLTTYLLRASQRNLVSILDIYNIVKNGTVLKKFNVRFFQLDIYPNKLVNIEKLSALLGVSVSQIEKMTLTSVFNKYIEEESIQPSSYKLLLSLINNKTRRFCPVCLNENKYFKLIWQVKELEICDKHSTKLTDICPICGCIQPYIHEKLGQIKCLKCNSQLDQSNLNSVNQNIVSEQLSKYSDWYFLMDNSRSFQNKKNLTKVQSLALSILYVAQNLEPEFCLEKMNGLKRYYAQSLRAMVNGGVLHRVNLAELFKQIRSQKISLEDFSRVEVSEDFIKSLSKPKNELVCKAHWCPSYGTSKKIVDTKHRSSKYTKISICTDCGIKYGIRHLSNEWEDMGNHIMIIGQILINLETVVSETKLRKEIGIDELKCKRILGYLAYHNLLPKRWTGKYVPKSVDNDVSVIRKFKEITDLTCSTREMLKYAKKEFSWGANEYFFYLAYREVEFMLAVKIKNGGNRKKKYAKDELRKQVFEVISKFHNEGVKINHDNISEQLGLSKNMLRRYGFSPLIESERKNQIINIKSIKIKNTTPSCKLE, from the coding sequence ATGAGAAGACTTTTAGTTCCTTCCAAAATAAATTCAGGAGAATCACTTACCACTTATTTATTAAGAGCATCTCAAAGAAATTTAGTTAGTATATTAGATATTTATAATATTGTTAAAAATGGAACGGTTTTAAAAAAGTTTAATGTAAGATTCTTTCAACTAGATATTTATCCAAATAAATTAGTAAATATTGAAAAACTAAGTGCATTACTTGGGGTATCCGTTAGCCAAATTGAAAAAATGACACTTACTTCCGTTTTTAATAAGTATATTGAAGAAGAAAGTATACAACCTAGTTCATACAAACTCCTGCTATCTCTAATCAATAATAAGACAAGAAGGTTTTGTCCGGTGTGTCTAAATGAGAATAAATACTTTAAATTGATCTGGCAAGTTAAGGAACTAGAAATATGTGACAAGCACTCGACGAAATTGACAGATATATGCCCAATTTGTGGGTGCATACAACCATATATACATGAAAAGTTAGGACAAATTAAATGTTTAAAATGTAACTCACAACTTGATCAAAGCAATTTGAACTCTGTTAATCAGAATATAGTATCAGAGCAATTATCCAAATATTCCGATTGGTATTTTTTGATGGATAACTCTAGATCATTTCAGAATAAAAAAAACCTAACTAAAGTACAATCTTTAGCATTATCAATACTTTATGTTGCTCAGAATCTTGAACCTGAGTTTTGTTTAGAGAAAATGAATGGACTCAAAAGATATTATGCTCAATCCCTTAGAGCAATGGTAAACGGTGGTGTTCTTCACAGAGTTAATCTGGCCGAACTATTTAAACAGATAAGAAGTCAAAAAATATCTTTGGAAGATTTCAGTAGGGTTGAAGTTAGTGAAGACTTCATAAAGTCACTTTCCAAACCAAAGAACGAACTTGTTTGCAAAGCTCATTGGTGCCCATCATACGGAACTTCAAAGAAAATAGTAGATACAAAGCATAGATCTAGCAAGTATACAAAAATATCGATATGTACTGACTGCGGAATCAAATATGGCATAAGACATCTTAGTAATGAGTGGGAGGATATGGGAAACCATATCATGATAATTGGACAAATATTGATCAATTTAGAAACTGTAGTCAGTGAGACCAAACTCCGAAAAGAAATAGGAATTGATGAGCTAAAATGCAAAAGAATTTTGGGTTATTTAGCATATCACAATTTGTTGCCTAAACGCTGGACTGGGAAATATGTCCCAAAATCAGTTGATAATGACGTATCTGTTATTAGGAAATTCAAGGAAATAACTGATCTTACATGTTCAACTAGGGAAATGCTCAAATATGCAAAAAAAGAGTTTAGCTGGGGGGCAAATGAGTATTTTTTTTACTTAGCATATCGGGAAGTAGAGTTTATGCTAGCAGTTAAGATAAAGAATGGTGGTAATAGGAAAAAAAAATACGCTAAAGATGAATTGCGAAAACAGGTATTTGAGGTGATTAGTAAATTTCACAATGAAGGGGTAAAAATTAATCATGATAATATTTCTGAGCAACTTGGTCTATCGAAGAATATGCTTCGTAGATATGGATTTAGTCCGTTAATCGAATCAGAACGAAAAAATCAAATTATTAATATAAAATCCATTAAAATCAAGAATACGACCCCAAGTTGTAAACTTGAATAA